The genome window TATTAAGTTATCAATATGCGCCGGTTCACCGGCCTTTAAACCTGTCTTCTTCTGTGACTTTGTGTCACTATCTATCTGTGTAAGTGTCATGTATGCCTCCAATTTTGGGTGACTCTCTAAAATCAGTATAATTAATGATCATGCTTCCCCTGCTCTTGATTACCTGACTCCTCACCATGGGCATCCTGCTGAGAAATCAGATTATGAACACCTTCAATAAAATGAACATATATAACATAAGCCTTTACATACTCTCTTCCGGCCTCAACACTTTCATTTTTATGTGCTTTTGTTTCCATCAGATGTGTAAAGCGCTCTTTTATAGCTTTTTCAACTTCATTTCCGACCTTTTCTGCCAGTGTGTCGACGGAACCTGCCTCAAGTGCCTGGTCAGCCTTTAATAAACAGGGCGCAATAGTTCCTGCTGATTTGAGCCCCGTGTAAGGAGCGCCTTCTCCTTCCCGATGAAGACGGATAAGCGTTTCAAGAAAATATCTGTCAGCCAGTTTTTTTACTTCAGGATCTTTATTTCTAACAGCCTGTACATGATTGAAAACTGCTTTAATTTCCTCTTCATATTCTTTTTTAACCCATTTTAATAATGGTACAACATTACCGTTATTAAGTGCCTCCATCGCCTCAATCACAACAGGCCCGTCCATTGTATCGCAATGTGCAAAGGCATTGAAATTATTTACAAGCAAAAGTATCGCTGCTATTACCAGTGTACTTATCTTTTTATTTTTAAAATAATTTATCGTCTCCATACCTTATCTCCTTGTTTACATATTACACAATGAACGATCATTATGATCCTGATGTATTCTAGATAAAATATCTTTTCCTGACAATACTCTATACTCTTGCTGAGGTTTCTGGATACAGTCGGTTGTTATAACTATTTCTTCTTGATATATTTTTTTCCATGAGTCTTCTCCAAAATAAATTACATTAACTGAAGTTTTTATCAGCATCATAATATTTCCGCAGATTGAAGTCGTTGACTTATGTCAAAGACTCAATTTTTTCCCTGTTATAAAAAGAATGAAATTGGAGAGGTTAAATAATATGAAAACAGGAAAAATCTATTTTACAGGGATACGAAATCTCATACAGCTCTGCTTCCTGATACTCACACTGGCGATCGGTCTGCATTTCTTTATATTTGTGTTTCAGGCTTCTTCCGAAGGTAATATCACTGTATCAAGGCCACCAGGGGTTGAGGCGTTTTTGCCGATAGGCGGGCTCATGGGCTGGAAGCTTTTTATATTTGAAGGCGTGTGGGATCAAACCCATCCTGCAGCAATGGTGATACTTGGTTTTGCTATACTAACCGCGCTTCTTTTCAGAAAATCCTTTTGCGGGTGGATCTGCCCTGTGGGTACAATATCTGAGTGGGTATGGAAAACCGGAGAGTTATTTCTGGGAAGAAATTTCAGAATACTGCGATTTCTGGATTTTCCTCTGCGGGGTATCAAATACCTGATACTCGGTTTTTTCCTGTTTATAATTCTATCAATGCCGGTGAGTGAAATAGAGACATTTCTTGAAAGCCCCTACTATAAGATGACAGATGCCAAAATGCTCTTCTTTTTTATCCGCATGAGTATGACTACATTAATTGTCCTCATAGCATTACTCGCAGCATCCTTTATTATAAAGAATTTCTGGTGCAGGTATTTATGCCCGTATGGAGGACTGCTCGGGCTTTTTGCATTGATTAGCCCTGTAAAAGTAAGAAGAGATAAAGACAGATGCATTGGTTGCGGCAAATGTGCAGGGGAATGTCCATACAGCTTGCCTGTAAATATAAAAACAAGCACCTCAAGCCCGGAATGTAACGGATGCATGGAATGTGTTAATGCATGCCCTGTTGAAAACACCCTGCATATGAAAGGTTTGAAAACTGTAATAACACCATCCAGGTTGGCAATGATACTCACATTGCTTTTTTTCCTGATTGTATATATTGCTCAGGTTACAGGACACTGGAAAAGTAATGTCAGTGAACATGAATTCAGGATGAGGCTCCGCTCCATTGATATTCCTGAATATGCACACCCCGGAATTAACAGATAATACAGGGTATTGTTATTTAAATTGCAAAATATTGCTATTTACTCAGCAATTGATTATATTAGGCAGACTTTTCAGCCGTAAAATCCTCCAATCTGTATATGTGCCCGCTCAATGGCTTAAAAGCGAATTATTGTCTTACCATCTAAAAAATACATACCTTGTAAACATTAAACAGGTTTTAAAATGGAAAAAGAGCAGGGCGCTAAAGAACTGGAACAAAAGATAAAAGAGCTTGAAGGTGTTATTCAGGCACAGAATCAAAAGGAAATCGAATTGCTTGATGAGATCAGGAAGCTTAACCAGAGCTGTAAGCACTATGATACCATTATGCAGTATACAGATGATTTTATTTTGATTTGTGACTGTGATGGTAATGCCCTCGCATATAACAACAGTTACAGGGATGTAATGGAACTTTACTTGAAACAGGATATCAAGCCGGGTATGCAACCCTATAAGGCCGGCCCCCCTGAACTGGTAAAGAGATGGGAGATGCTTCGGGAAAAGGTATTAAAGGGTGAAAAACTCAAGGCAGAATCTTCTGCCGTAACAGACACAGGAGACTCATTTTTTGAGACCATATTCTGCCCCGTAGAAAATGGTGAAGTGGTAACTGGCTTTATTGAGATCACAAGGAACATAACCGGATACAAAAAGAGTGAAACCGCTCTCAGGGAGAGCAATGAATTTAACATAAGCCTGCTTGATAATTCACCAAATGCAATACTGGTATTGAATCCTGATACCTCAATCAGGTATGTAAACCGATTTTTTGAAGAGATGACCGGTTATAAATCTTCTGAAGTGATAGGCTATAAAATCCCATATCCCTGGTGGGTTGATGACCCGGAATATGGCACGCTTGAGGAGAAGAAAAAACAGTTTCCCTTAGGGGTCAAACCAACGGAAAGGCGTTTCAGGAAAAAGAGCGGGGAATATGCCTGGTCAGAGATAAGCATCACTCCCATATATAAAGATGGCGCCATGAGCTATTCACTTGAGACCATGGTTGACATTACAGACCGTAAAAATGCAGAGGAGGAAAAGCATAAGTTAGAGGAAAAACTGCACCGGTCACAGAAGATGGAATCATTGGGCCTTCTGGCAGGAGGTGTTGCTCACGACCTTAATAATGTGCTCTCAGGCATAGTTAGCTATCCTGAACTGCTTCTTCTGGACCTGCCCCAGGAGAGCAATCTCAGAAAACCTATTATTACCATTATGGAATCAGGTAAGAGGGCGGTTGCAATTGTGCAGGACCTTTTAACTATTGCACGCAGTGTGGCAACCCCGAAAAAAACAATAAATCTGAACAGTCTGATAAACGAATATTTCAAATCACCTGAGTTCAGGCAGATTGAAGCGCATAATCCTGCAATCACATTTAAATATGAACTGGACAACTCCCTTTTGAACATAAACGGATCATACATACACCTGAAAAAAATAGTGATGAACCTGGTTTCAAACGCCTCTGATGCAATCGAGGAGACAGGATGTGTCAGTATATCCACATCAAACAGGTATCTTGACCGTCCGCTTAAGGGGTATGATGATGTGAAGACAGGGGAATATGCTCTGTTAACCGTATCGGATAATGGGACCGGGATATCGCAGGCCGACCTGAACCGAATATTTGAACCCTTCTATTCAAAAAAGGTTATGGGCAGAAGCGGCACAGGCCTGGGTCTGGCCGTTGTCTGGAATGTGATGAGGGAGCACGAAGGCTATATCAATGTTACAAGTGATGGTAATGGCACCTCCTTTGATTTGTATTTCCCAATAACAAGAGGCGTGATATCAGACTCTGATGTTGAAATACCCATGGATTCCCTGCTTGGAAAGGGTGAAAGAATACTTGTTGTTGATGACATAGAGAGCCAGCGGGAGATCTCCTGCAGTATGCTGGAAAAACTCGGCTACAGAGCACACAGTGCAGCCAGTGGCGAAGAGGCGGTTGAATACCTTAAAGAAAACTCAGTGGATCTGATCATCCTGGATATGATTATGGACCCCGGATTAAACGGCCGGGAGACCTATGAGAGGATAAAAAAGATCAACCCCTTACAGAAGGCTGTTATTGTAAGCGGATTTGCTGAAACAGAAGATGTAAAGCAAACCATGAGGCTTGGGGCAGGTCAATTTGTTAAAAAACCATTTATGCTCCAGGCTATTGGTATGGCCATAAAAGAGGAATTGAAAAAATCCTGATCACTTTATAGTTTTTTTATAAACAGTCCTGTTATTTTTTTTCTTTCAGCCGTTTAAAGAAATCCCTGCCATAGGTGTCTATCTCATCTACAACGACATCATTGATGCCCGGGGTTAAAGGTACACCGTTAGGAATACAGGGTATAAAGTTCCCTGCAGGCACATAATCATCACATGCCCTTCTGACCTCTTTGCGCACATCCGCCTCATTCCAGTTTTTAAAATCAAACACCGCGCCATCTATCCCGCCCTGAAGCGCCATGCCTCCTTTTACCCTCTTCTGAACATCCTGGATATTATTCTGCGGTATAATCCCCTGCCACACGTCTATACCGAGGTCTACCATGTCCTCTACAATCGGGGCGCAGACACAGTCGGCATGATGCTGAATGAGCACGCCTCTTGATCTTATGTACCCGTAGATGCGTTCATAATGGGGCTTTAACATCTTTCGCCATGTCTCAGGCGACATAAAAAGGCTTCGTTTATTGCCCCAGTCATCATGAAAATGGATCATGTCAGGGTTGAGGTTATCGATCAGCAGTTTTACATATTCTATCTTGTAATCGGCAATCACGGTGAGAAGCTCGGTCATTGCCTCGGGTTCAGCCAGGTAATTCATGAGGGCATCTTCAAACCCCATAAGGTGGTGGGACATCTCAAAAAGGCCGCCGAAACAGACGCACATGAGGAGCTGGTTCTTGCGGTCAAAGGCCTCTGCACGCGCCTTTGACTCTTCCCAGCTCTTTACTATTTTTGAGGGCCAGGGCACATTTACATACTTTTCCCATTTGGTTATATCCTTTATTACCTTTGTCTCTTCAGTAATATGCGGGTTAGCTGCAAAATGGCCCTTTAACCATTTCCAAGATACCCCCCAGCTGTCTTTTACAGTCTCGCCTTCAACCCGCTGAGGAGAAGAGAGCAGTATGGAATCAAAGAAAAAGCCGTTTGTATAGAGATGTTCATTGCAGAGATACTGAGGGCTATCATTCTTCATGAGCCGCAGATAATTTTCTCTTGGTGTAATCGGGTAATCGTGTATATTCATGGCACTCTCCTTATTCTTTAATGGCTTACTGCTCTCTTATAACCGCTACTTCGTGATATAGATATTAGTGCGGGTTTTCATGGCATGTATCGCATGACATATTGGCTGAAACATTCCCTTTATCCTTATCATGCCCGTGGCATTCAAGGCAGCCTTTTGAAAAATCATTCAGGGTCTCTGAATATTTTATCTTGCCGGCTGTGTAATCATTGAGCATGCTCACCACCTTCATTGCCACATCCGATACCATACGGTTGCATCGTTCAAAATGGGGCATAGTCATCAGCTTATGGCCTGATGCCTTTGACCATTTTGTGCAGGAGATATGACAGAGATTTGAACCCGATACAGAGGTTACAATCGGTATATCCTGATTCGGTTTAACGGGTTTATAAACGGGCATAGCCGTCTTTTCATACCACAGTGAAAGCTCATTGCAGAGCGCAAAGAGATCTTCCTGTTTTTCTACAAAGATGCCAAAGAGAAGGCCACCCGCGTTTACTGTCCCGCAAAGGGAGCCAACACCGCCTATGCCCCCGCTGCCATAAACGGTTGAGGCGACCGGGAATGTATTGTATGGGGCGCCGTATTTATCAGCAAGAGTGCCCATAATAGATTCTACAATACCGTACATACAGCCGATTTTAGCCCATGCCGACTGGTATGCCCTTTCCTGGACAGATTCAGGTTTCATGGGTTTCCATACCCACTGCGCTGGTTTTGGAGCCTCTGCCCTGACAATCCGGTCTGCGCTTCCCAGGATCACACCTCCGAGAGCTACGCCACCAATCTGCAGCATTCTCCTTCGTGAAAGTTCAGTTTTCATACTCATCCCCCCTATAATTTATTTTTAAATAATGATTTTAATCACCGGATTCAATCAATTTATGATACCGGTGTCAATGAAATAGATGAATCTTTTTGTAAGTTTTTATAAAAAGGAAAATTCATATACAAAGAGTGGGAGAAATATATTTAGATTCCATTTCCTTGCTCTTTAACCCACTATTCTTTGTCCTCCAAATGCCTCAAGGATATCATCCAGGGCAAGATGGAGCCTGATGTTTGTCCCTTCCACCTCAGGCGTCAGGTGTGACCTGCAGCCGTGGCAGTTGAAACTTACATCATGAATACCTGTATCCATGATCTGCTTCATCTTCCTTTGAGTATCCTCTTTAACCCCTGACTGATTTTCCCAGCCCCGCATGTAACTCGCAAAACCACAGCACAGGGAATCGTGCCTGTTGTTCTTTAATTCAACCACACGCATGCCCGCTGCCTCATAAAGCCCCCGGACTGCATTCATGAAACCATCTCCCAGTTCACCTGCATGGCATGAATCGGAAAGCACGATATCCTGATTTACCTTTTTTTGAATCTGTAACTCTCCCTGCTGGTATTTTTCCCATAACCACTCATATAAAGATATGATCTCAAAGGGGAGCCTGAGCCCGTGTGACCTGGGCCAGATATTGCCAAAATAGTTTGCACAGGAGGGGCAGTAACATATAAGGCGGTCGGTTTTTAATAATGATAATTGATTAAATGCCTTTTCCACTATCTCGCTGAATGCCTGATAATCACCGAACCTGTAAGGGATATCCCCGCAGCAGATATCCCTGGGGCCATATTTGGGCAGCTCTTTTAATACCTTTAAATGCTCAATAACAGAGGGGGTGATACGACCCGCGCAACCGACAAACAATATCTCCTTTGACATGGCCGGGATTTCACTCCATCTCTTTAAAATGGCCTTATCTTCATCAGAGGATTTTTCATATTCGTTATTAAAAAAACCAGGCTCATGTCTTCCATTAATCATGTATGTGGCAAAGGGATGCAGCCCTTTCTTATTCCTTTTATTATGTTCAGCCATTCTTTCCATGATCAGGTTATATGGCCTTAAACCATTGGGGCAATATTGGTTGCATGTGAAACAGAAGGTGCACTCATTCAGTACACGCCTCGTTTCTTCACCATTAAGTAACCGGGATATCTCAGCCTTTGCTTCTTCCTGTCCCATTTTCATAACCGGGCATTTTTGAAGGCATATACCGCATCTGACGCATTCATTATGCTCTGCTTTTGCGGGAATAAATCCATCCAGGTAACTCTTGCTCACCATGTAACCCTCCATGTAATGATTATTTTTAAATCCGGTGAATGAATACCACATTGTTCATTTCGGGAAAAGGGAAAATCCACCGCCTTCTAGAGACAAGGCATGCCTTGTCTCTACATAAATGCAGGTCGAATAATTTTTCTTCCCAATTTTTACCTTCTCCCATTTGATTTAATCATTCTTATAAAATATAGGTTATCTGGCGAAATATGATTGACTTTATTTTTTGTTAAACATATCAATTTATAAATTTTAGGAGGTCCTTCCATGACAGAGATGAGAATCACTAAATATCCTGAACAGTTTAAAAAGATTGCCGAGGAGCTGGGAGCCTCATATGGCCCTGAATTCCAGGGATGTGCACAGGTTGTTGCAGGGACGCTTATGGAGATCCTGGGCATTGTAAATGACCAGGTTTTATTGGCCGCCTCTTTTTTTGCCGGCGGCTCAAAACGATGTCTGACCTGTGGTGCTATATCCGGGGGGTTGATCATACTCGGCATAAAGTATGGGCCGGGTAAAAAGGAGGATGGCGCTGAGGAAAAGGAAGAGGCAGTTAATCCGGCAATGGAACTTATAGACCGCTTTATTAATGAATACCATACTATTAGCTGTTGTGAACTTACCGGTTTTGACTTCCGGGACCCTGTCCAGTTTCAGGCATTTAAAGATTCACCAGAAGCAAGGCAAAAATGCACTGAAAAGATGAGCCGGGTATGCGGGTGGGTTGCGGAGATAATAAGCAGGAGAGATAATCAAACCAGTTAATAACTGTTATAAAACAGGGAGGGTAAAGATGGGCCGAGTTAAAGGTAAAACAGCCCTTATCACAGGGGCTGCAAGCGGGCTTGGTGAAGCGAGCGCACTATTACTTGCACAAGAGGGCGCATCAATTGTTGTGGCAGACATCAATGAGAGAAAAGGGCAGAGTGTGGCAGATAAAATAGTTAAGGAGGGAGGAAAGGCACTCTTTGTAAGGCTCGATGTTTCGAAAGAAGATGAGTGGGAGGATGCAATAGCTAAAACCATCGCAGAGTTTAAAAAACTGGATGTCCTTGTTAATAATGCCGGGATTCAATATGTGAAGGAGCTTGAGGATACCCCGCTTGAAGACTGGCGAAGGTTAATGAGCATCTGCCTGGACGGTGTCTTTCTGGGCACCAAGCACGCCATAAGGGCCATGAAAAAGACAGGGGGCGGATCAATTATCAACATCTCCTCTGTTGTAGGTATTGTAGGCACTGTTGACAGCACCAGTGCATATTGTGCAGCCAAAGGGGGTGTAAGGGCCTTTACCAAGGCAGCGGCCTTAGAGTGTTCAAAGGCAGGGCGTAACTATAATATCCGTGTTAACTCAGTCCATCCAGGGGCAATGGAAACGCCTATGATATCAGGCATGCTAAAGGACGAGGTTATCAGGGAGACCGTGGAAAAGGCCCATCCGATAGGCACCCTTGGAAAACCGATTGATATTGCCTATGGCGTTCTGTATCTTGCATCTGATGAGTCCAGGATGGTCACAGGCGCAGAGATGGTTATTGATGGCGGCTGGATAGCATGGTAAAATAAACATACATAAAAGAGCGGGGGTAAATATGAATTTCTTTAATAACGAGAAAATAACAAGAAGAGGGTTTGTTAAAGGGGCAGCAGGTGTGGCTCTCTGCTGTGCATGTCTTCCGCTGGATCGTCTTGCAGCCTTAGAAGTGAAAGAAGATATAAAAGTTAACGACAGCAATGCAAAAATACACCTGGCAGGTGCATGCGGGATATATTGCGGTGCATGCCCGGCTTACCTTGCCAAACACGGTGAGGATGAGCAGATGAAAATCAAACGGCAGAAGATATCTTCATCCGCTCCCACAAAATCAGTAAAGGGTATTCCGCCATCCAACTGGATGAATGGTCTTGTTTGCGACGGCTGCGTAAGCGGCGGCAAGCTTGCCGGCCATTGCCAGATGTGCAATATCAGGCTGCACGCACTGGAAACTCAGGCTAATTCACGCTGTTC of Desulfatiglans sp. contains these proteins:
- a CDS encoding C_GCAxxG_C_C family protein, with the translated sequence MTEMRITKYPEQFKKIAEELGASYGPEFQGCAQVVAGTLMEILGIVNDQVLLAASFFAGGSKRCLTCGAISGGLIILGIKYGPGKKEDGAEEKEEAVNPAMELIDRFINEYHTISCCELTGFDFRDPVQFQAFKDSPEARQKCTEKMSRVCGWVAEIISRRDNQTS
- a CDS encoding (Fe-S)-binding protein, whose product is MVSKSYLDGFIPAKAEHNECVRCGICLQKCPVMKMGQEEAKAEISRLLNGEETRRVLNECTFCFTCNQYCPNGLRPYNLIMERMAEHNKRNKKGLHPFATYMINGRHEPGFFNNEYEKSSDEDKAILKRWSEIPAMSKEILFVGCAGRITPSVIEHLKVLKELPKYGPRDICCGDIPYRFGDYQAFSEIVEKAFNQLSLLKTDRLICYCPSCANYFGNIWPRSHGLRLPFEIISLYEWLWEKYQQGELQIQKKVNQDIVLSDSCHAGELGDGFMNAVRGLYEAAGMRVVELKNNRHDSLCCGFASYMRGWENQSGVKEDTQRKMKQIMDTGIHDVSFNCHGCRSHLTPEVEGTNIRLHLALDDILEAFGGQRIVG
- a CDS encoding uroporphyrinogen decarboxylase (URO-D) — encoded protein: MNIHDYPITPRENYLRLMKNDSPQYLCNEHLYTNGFFFDSILLSSPQRVEGETVKDSWGVSWKWLKGHFAANPHITEETKVIKDITKWEKYVNVPWPSKIVKSWEESKARAEAFDRKNQLLMCVCFGGLFEMSHHLMGFEDALMNYLAEPEAMTELLTVIADYKIEYVKLLIDNLNPDMIHFHDDWGNKRSLFMSPETWRKMLKPHYERIYGYIRSRGVLIQHHADCVCAPIVEDMVDLGIDVWQGIIPQNNIQDVQKRVKGGMALQGGIDGAVFDFKNWNEADVRKEVRRACDDYVPAGNFIPCIPNGVPLTPGINDVVVDEIDTYGRDFFKRLKEKK
- a CDS encoding glucose 1-dehydrogenase, which codes for MGRVKGKTALITGAASGLGEASALLLAQEGASIVVADINERKGQSVADKIVKEGGKALFVRLDVSKEDEWEDAIAKTIAEFKKLDVLVNNAGIQYVKELEDTPLEDWRRLMSICLDGVFLGTKHAIRAMKKTGGGSIINISSVVGIVGTVDSTSAYCAAKGGVRAFTKAAALECSKAGRNYNIRVNSVHPGAMETPMISGMLKDEVIRETVEKAHPIGTLGKPIDIAYGVLYLASDESRMVTGAEMVIDGGWIAW
- a CDS encoding PAS domain S-box protein, with translation MEKEQGAKELEQKIKELEGVIQAQNQKEIELLDEIRKLNQSCKHYDTIMQYTDDFILICDCDGNALAYNNSYRDVMELYLKQDIKPGMQPYKAGPPELVKRWEMLREKVLKGEKLKAESSAVTDTGDSFFETIFCPVENGEVVTGFIEITRNITGYKKSETALRESNEFNISLLDNSPNAILVLNPDTSIRYVNRFFEEMTGYKSSEVIGYKIPYPWWVDDPEYGTLEEKKKQFPLGVKPTERRFRKKSGEYAWSEISITPIYKDGAMSYSLETMVDITDRKNAEEEKHKLEEKLHRSQKMESLGLLAGGVAHDLNNVLSGIVSYPELLLLDLPQESNLRKPIITIMESGKRAVAIVQDLLTIARSVATPKKTINLNSLINEYFKSPEFRQIEAHNPAITFKYELDNSLLNINGSYIHLKKIVMNLVSNASDAIEETGCVSISTSNRYLDRPLKGYDDVKTGEYALLTVSDNGTGISQADLNRIFEPFYSKKVMGRSGTGLGLAVVWNVMREHEGYINVTSDGNGTSFDLYFPITRGVISDSDVEIPMDSLLGKGERILVVDDIESQREISCSMLEKLGYRAHSAASGEEAVEYLKENSVDLIILDMIMDPGLNGRETYERIKKINPLQKAVIVSGFAETEDVKQTMRLGAGQFVKKPFMLQAIGMAIKEELKKS
- a CDS encoding 4Fe-4S binding protein; translated protein: MKTGKIYFTGIRNLIQLCFLILTLAIGLHFFIFVFQASSEGNITVSRPPGVEAFLPIGGLMGWKLFIFEGVWDQTHPAAMVILGFAILTALLFRKSFCGWICPVGTISEWVWKTGELFLGRNFRILRFLDFPLRGIKYLILGFFLFIILSMPVSEIETFLESPYYKMTDAKMLFFFIRMSMTTLIVLIALLAASFIIKNFWCRYLCPYGGLLGLFALISPVKVRRDKDRCIGCGKCAGECPYSLPVNIKTSTSSPECNGCMECVNACPVENTLHMKGLKTVITPSRLAMILTLLFFLIVYIAQVTGHWKSNVSEHEFRMRLRSIDIPEYAHPGINR
- a CDS encoding DUF3795 domain-containing protein, with product MNFFNNEKITRRGFVKGAAGVALCCACLPLDRLAALEVKEDIKVNDSNAKIHLAGACGIYCGACPAYLAKHGEDEQMKIKRQKISSSAPTKSVKGIPPSNWMNGLVCDGCVSGGKLAGHCQMCNIRLHALETQANSRCSGCKEMPCNRIMNLINMGGFLHRKEYVPNLKKIHEMGLEEWVKYEEERWRCPKCGMPMSWYDSECIRCGEARSGRVFALTE